In Oceanispirochaeta sp., the following are encoded in one genomic region:
- a CDS encoding FKBP-type peptidyl-prolyl cis-trans isomerase, protein MSEVQNSITADFVLKRQDGTLIDSSEHSGAMNFIEGLNMMVPGIEKALKGLEEGTQFDITLDPADMYGLREESKVMEVSASDFHGAASELEVGTIIEAHTAEGKQLMTVKTIEGDKILLDANHPLAGESLQFSGTLQNVRPATEEELSALSKGGCGCGGHGEGCGGHGEGHGDGEGCGCDSKSEGQDGGCGCGNH, encoded by the coding sequence ATGAGTGAAGTACAGAACAGTATCACTGCCGATTTTGTATTAAAAAGACAGGACGGTACCCTGATCGATAGTTCCGAGCATAGTGGAGCCATGAATTTTATTGAGGGCCTGAATATGATGGTTCCCGGTATCGAGAAAGCCTTGAAAGGTCTGGAAGAGGGGACCCAGTTTGATATCACCCTGGACCCTGCCGATATGTACGGCCTCAGAGAAGAGTCCAAAGTCATGGAAGTTTCTGCCAGCGATTTTCATGGTGCTGCCTCGGAACTGGAAGTCGGTACGATCATAGAAGCCCACACTGCTGAAGGGAAACAGCTGATGACTGTGAAAACCATCGAAGGGGACAAGATCCTCCTTGATGCCAATCACCCCCTGGCGGGAGAAAGCCTGCAGTTCAGTGGTACTCTCCAGAATGTCCGTCCGGCAACAGAAGAAGAACTCTCTGCCCTGTCCAAAGGCGGCTGCGGTTGCGGTGGTCATGGCGAGGGGTGTGGTGGTCATGGCGAAGGCCACGGAGACGGTGAAGGTTGCGGCTGCGATAGCAAGAGTGAAGGCCAGGATGGTGGCTGCGGCTGCGGCAATCATTAA
- a CDS encoding TM1266 family iron-only hydrogenase system putative regulator, whose product MDKRYGFVGITIENKEDHALLVQKVLSEYSETILGRMGLPHLEENKIAVITLIVQSTTDELGALTGKLGRIPGVSVKSGLTKRAQT is encoded by the coding sequence ATGGATAAGCGTTATGGATTTGTGGGGATTACCATCGAAAATAAAGAGGATCACGCCCTGCTGGTACAAAAGGTATTATCAGAATACTCTGAGACTATTCTGGGAAGGATGGGTCTCCCCCATCTGGAAGAGAACAAGATTGCCGTCATCACCCTGATTGTTCAGTCCACGACGGATGAACTGGGTGCTCTGACAGGAAAGCTGGGCCGGATTCCGGGAGTCTCCGTAAAATCCGGCCTGACAAAGAGAGCTCAGACTTGA
- the ilvD gene encoding dihydroxy-acid dehydratase, which yields MAGAWRSSETKDGRRMAGARSLWRANGMTEEQMDKPVIAVVNSFTQFVPGHTHLHDIGQKVKGYIEEQGCFAAEFNTIAIDDGIAMGHDGMLYSLPSREVIADSVEYMCNAHKVDAMICISNCDKITPGMLMAAMRLNIPAIFVSGGPMEAGRMSDGKGLDLIDSMVMGADTSVSDEVVSIVEQLACPTCGSCSGMFTANSKNCLVEALGLGLPGNGTMLATHTNRLGLFKKAASILVKNTYAYYQDRDDSVLPRSIASLDAYKNAMSLDIAMGGSTNTVLHILAIARSAGIEFTMDDINDLSKKVPCLSKVSPNSPKYHIEDVHRAGGIMGILGELGRLGLLQTESGHVAGSSLKEVLRTYDIMSPDTSDEVKKFYTSAPGRKKCLVMGGQENYYKDLDTDRAGGCIRNGENCYTKDGGLGVLKGNIARNGSIVKTAGVDPSVFKFTGPAKVFYSQDAACEAILDAEIVAGDVVVIRYEGPKGGPGMQEMLYPTSYLKSMHLGKECALITDGRFSGGTSGLSIGHVSPEAAAGGEIALIHNGDLIEIDIPERKINLLISDEDMAKRRGEEEAKGSRAFTPVGRGRVVSQALKAYALLASSADKGAIRILPGEE from the coding sequence AGAGCAGATGGATAAACCGGTTATCGCCGTCGTCAACTCTTTTACCCAGTTTGTCCCCGGCCACACCCACCTCCACGATATCGGACAAAAAGTGAAGGGCTATATCGAAGAGCAGGGCTGCTTTGCCGCCGAGTTCAATACGATAGCTATCGATGATGGAATTGCTATGGGCCATGACGGAATGCTCTATTCCCTGCCCTCAAGAGAAGTCATAGCCGACAGTGTTGAATACATGTGCAATGCCCACAAGGTCGATGCTATGATCTGCATATCCAACTGTGACAAGATCACTCCTGGGATGCTTATGGCCGCCATGAGGCTGAATATACCTGCTATTTTTGTATCCGGAGGCCCCATGGAAGCCGGGCGCATGTCTGACGGCAAGGGTCTGGACCTGATAGATTCCATGGTGATGGGTGCGGATACATCCGTGTCTGATGAAGTTGTTTCCATAGTGGAACAGCTTGCCTGTCCGACCTGCGGTTCCTGCTCGGGTATGTTTACGGCCAACTCCAAGAACTGCCTGGTGGAAGCTCTGGGGCTGGGGCTCCCTGGAAACGGCACCATGCTGGCGACCCATACCAACCGCCTGGGCCTCTTCAAAAAAGCGGCATCTATTCTTGTTAAAAATACATACGCCTACTACCAGGACAGAGATGATTCAGTTCTTCCCCGTTCCATTGCCTCCCTGGATGCCTATAAGAATGCCATGAGCCTGGACATAGCCATGGGCGGTTCCACCAATACGGTCCTCCATATTCTGGCTATCGCCCGGTCTGCGGGAATAGAATTCACAATGGATGATATCAATGATCTGTCAAAAAAGGTCCCCTGTTTGAGCAAGGTCTCCCCCAACTCCCCCAAATACCATATTGAAGATGTACACCGGGCGGGAGGGATCATGGGGATTCTGGGAGAACTGGGCCGCCTGGGGCTTCTCCAGACAGAGTCGGGCCATGTGGCCGGCTCCAGCCTCAAAGAGGTACTCCGGACTTATGATATCATGTCTCCCGATACATCTGATGAAGTCAAAAAGTTTTACACATCCGCTCCGGGAAGAAAGAAATGCCTGGTCATGGGCGGCCAGGAGAACTATTACAAAGACCTGGATACAGACAGGGCGGGCGGATGCATCCGGAACGGGGAGAACTGTTATACCAAAGACGGAGGTCTGGGTGTCCTGAAGGGCAATATTGCCCGGAACGGCAGTATTGTGAAAACCGCTGGTGTGGATCCATCTGTATTCAAATTCACGGGTCCTGCAAAAGTCTTTTATTCTCAGGATGCCGCCTGTGAAGCTATTCTGGACGCAGAGATTGTGGCGGGAGATGTTGTCGTTATCCGCTATGAAGGTCCCAAGGGGGGTCCGGGAATGCAGGAAATGCTCTATCCCACCTCCTACCTCAAGTCCATGCACCTGGGTAAGGAGTGTGCTCTGATCACAGACGGACGGTTTTCGGGAGGAACTTCAGGACTCTCCATCGGTCATGTGTCTCCCGAAGCAGCTGCGGGAGGAGAGATTGCTCTTATCCACAATGGAGATTTGATTGAAATTGATATCCCCGAAAGAAAAATCAACCTTCTTATATCCGATGAAGACATGGCAAAACGCCGCGGGGAAGAAGAAGCCAAAGGAAGTAGGGCATTTACTCCCGTCGGACGGGGCCGAGTGGTCAGTCAGGCACTGAAAGCCTATGCCCTCCTGGCTTCATCCGCCGACAAGGGCGCCATACGAATTCTTCCCGGCGAAGAGTAA